In Phaeodactylum tricornutum CCAP 1055/1 chromosome 32, whole genome shotgun sequence, a single window of DNA contains:
- a CDS encoding predicted protein translates to MALMLRKNLNVRTGLTSQSNTPIVEIEQPAMLEQLENSTVYNPAVEGSKDSAQIERESASFDADEDHLTAETGLSDEALQLLLQFQSLGCRFADDINDGTKDIITSKTVCVSYTARDSQVIAETYRRLQEKAENAAQDYASQLESRVIQDLQGFDCINSCAPQRLKEDMFGALQRDGVVRLNHVLDADSCERCLESINRSLEEVDSSDTIGFGNVFSRKCRYDMYLRPQGVYREALQTLLSSKHSALGALLDRCLSVSNQGEAHIGQNVPCNFGRFHELSTLIADPGAAPQPIHPDAGYAPHAPMWTCFVALQDISPEMGPTVFLPGTHTETSHALLKDPARKDAFLSGCTYKQGLLRAGDVAVMDARTLHFGNANESKHRRTLFYFTIRNPAHGSDPSDFPPCGSLFEDVEGLTIESLRNENGGKLLLDKQ, encoded by the exons ATGGCGCTTATGTTACGCAAGAACTTGAATGTACGCACGggcctaaca TCACAGTCCAACACTCCAATTGTGGAGATCGAACAACCAGCTATGCTAGAACAACTCGAAAATTCTACCGTATACAATCCTGCCGTTGAAGGCTCCAAAGATTCGGCTCAAATCGAAAGAGAAAGCGCTTCTTTTGACGCAGATGAAGATCATCTGACCGCTGAAACTGGACTTTCGGATGAAGCATTGCAATTGCTGCTCCAGTTTCAGAGCCTCGGGTGCCGCTTCGCAGACGACATCAACGATGGCACAAAGGACATTATCACGAGCAAAACCGTCTGCGTTTCCTACACGGCCAGAGACTCGCAAGTGATTGCCGAAACTTATCGGCGCCTGCAAGAAAAGGCAGAGAATGCTGCTCAAGACTATGCATCGCAATTGGAATCTCGAGTGATCCAGGATCTACAAGGATTTGACTGTATAAACTCCTGTGCTCCACAGCGTTTGAAAGAAGATATGTTTGGCGCTCTTCAAAGAGACGGAGTTGTCCGACTGAATCACGTTTTGGATGCGGATAGTTGCGAGCGATGTCTCGAAAGCATCAATCGATCGTTGGAAGAGGTAGATTCCTCGGACACTATCGGTTTTGGCAATGTTTTCTCGCGCAAGTGTCGGTATGATATGTATTTGCGACCTCAAGGTGTCTACCGCGAAGCGCTGCAGACTCTCTTATCTTCCAAGCATTCCGCTTTGGGAGCTCTTCTCGACCGTTGCTTGTCCGTGTCAAACCAAGGGGAAGCCCACATTGGCCAAAATGTACCTTGCAATTTTGGTCGATTTCACGAACTGTCGACTTTGATTGCCGATCCGGGAGCCGCTCCCCAACCCATTCACCCGGACGCTGGATATGCGCCGCACGCTCCCATGTGGACTTGTTTTGTCGCTCTCCAAGATATAAGTCCGGAAATGGGTCCGACAGTTTTCTTGCCTGGCACACATACCGAGACGTCTCACGCACTCTTAAAAGATCCCGCGCGGAAAGATGCGTTTCTCAGTGGATGCACATACAAGCAAGGCCTTCTGAGAGCTGGTGACGTTGCTGTCATGGATGCGCGAACGCTTCACTTTGGTAACGCCAATGAGAGCAAGCATCGACGAACTCTTTTTTACTTTACTATTCGAAATCCGGCTCACGGATCGGATCCTTCTGACTTTCCACCTTGTGGCAGCCTGTTTGAAGATGTAGAAGGTCTTACAATCGAGAGTCTACGCAATGAAAATGGGGGAAAGTTGCTCCTTGACAAACAATAG
- a CDS encoding predicted protein: MQGGFSMVLLFQWSFILGGVLNMAQSIWEALAARTKALAPLVYHFNGLADLQWAQQIREREKSKKKMVKEWNSYQSMSTDSNVSTTASASQLSTLVWHQHLHKYTAHRRSILAAATFYIAALLALSQFSYHQANTSGRARSTLALTITLFSTTGRSTYPRLRVTSEQTENKSHHVLRVWANPEVLEDLCDLSFLIGSLMDSMLDDVRVSAHFDTWAIVSSLLWLIDACLYLQSNFVMASRVKKSHDIKSDSCFV, translated from the exons ATGCAAGGAGGATTTTCAATGGTCCTTCTGTTCCAATGGTCTTTTATTCTGGGAGGTGTTCTGAACATGGCACAGTCCATCTGGGAGGCGCTTGCTGCACGGACCAAA GCCCTTGCTCCACTTGTCTATCATTTCAATGGTCTTGCTGATCTGCAATGGGCTCAACAAATTAGAGAGCGTGAAAAATCCAAGAAAAAAATGGTCAAGGAGTGGAATAGCTACCAATCCATGTCAACTGATTCAAATgtatcaacaacagcatccgCATCCCAACTTTCGACACTTGTTTGGCATCAGCATCTGCACAAGTACACAGCTCACCGTAGATCAATACTTGCTGCCGCGACGTTTTATATCGCTGCCCTCTTGGCTTTGTCGCAGTTCTCGTACCACCAGGCCAACACGTCTGGACGGGCGCGCTCAACGTTGGCTCTGACCATAACTTTGTTTTCCACGACTGGGAGGAGTACTTATCCTAGGTTGAGAGTCACAAGTGAACAAACAGAAAACAAATCCCATCATGTTCTGCGGGTTTGGGCCAATCCTGAGGTACTGGAGGACCTCTGTGATTTAtcctttttgattggatcCTTAATGGACTCCATGTTAGACGACGTGCGCGTTTCGGCGCACTTCGACACATGGGCCATCGTGTCATCACTGCTGTGGCTGATTGACGCCTGCTTATACCTGCAATCCAATTTTGTCATGGCCAGTAGAGTCAAAAAGAGCCATGATATTAAAAGCGATTCATGTTTTGTTTGA
- a CDS encoding predicted protein, producing MFEVVLGSGPWIEAWRNQSARTLELLDLPSCDALSVAFREASTDSYQAIQSVYVFLYLALRPMLLLFHYAAKTIFLFLYKHIIVQGLYRNGLSQAREWSVRLFYFQRSLTRKQVLGEASFMVLFVGLYKLRRHVQDKQYYQRILVWYDRRKLQIVKSYESGVDRIATVSLVLAAMTPHMVFLTCCAGIKLLFPSLITVVACNSPLSGLLSRWIPWIATVTVIHDRFTNPLEKDSVGYTGEGKENSRKTEAISPPSSSKTAQDKQRPRHPLTPKTSGFFPRTPPSNKKRPRSRRSSVGSPLQRILRRNSEPLDEEEIYWIQYWSVHATLQLSKAIASFVPVLVSLGRYTWITAGLQQLELAFYVWIYILPWIIPETVGGMSLAEARPLPLLAKLVGPFFSTTHEQISSVVTTDFWQAQIVSRLEGILKVFVFLQLLSKDSAGSLVLCLQEGRSLLVPGLTLFMPGFITSFGVAYVQFVLPLSRTARGSTIPTTSQLQYWVLHVLLSSLFCNLASILWWIPFSSHAIFVAWAYISIPQKTVSCYESVREELQSFGILEGGDKPSIEQTRTAKVVRWVIHSLPAAAEVDGGGISSIDNTAQSESGSADISLLDRPHEDPPTPESPFSARGVSRDDEGYVEGDDCTLETARQFRRRNTTRLCRARDTTKNSKAA from the exons ATGTTTGAGGTGGTGCTCGGGTCCGGACCCTGGATCGAAGCGTGGCGTAATCAGTCAGCAAGAACCCTCGAGCTGCTAGATCTTCCCTCTTGCGATGCGCTTTCTGTCGCATTTCGTGAAGCGTCAACGGATAGCTATCAAGCAATCCAAAGTGTCTACGTCTTTCTGTACTTGGCCTTGCGACCgatgcttttgctttttcattACGCTGCGAAAACGATATTTTTGTTCCTGTATAAGCACATAATTGTCCAAGGTTTGTATCGAAATGGTCTTTCACAAGCAAGGGAATGGTCAGTCCGATTGTTTTACTTCCAGAGGTCTTTGACTCGAAAGCAGGTACTAGGGGAAGCTTCTTTCATGGTGCTATTCGTCGGTCTGTACAAACTTCGCCGACACGTGCAGGACAAGCAGTATTACCAACGCATACTGGTTTGGTATGATCGAAGAAAACTTCAAATAGTAAAG TCTTACGAGAGCGGAGTCGATCGAATAGCAACTGTATCGTTGGTGTTGGCTGCCATGACACCGCATATGGTCTTCCTGACTTGTTGTGCCGGTATCAAGTTATTGTTTCCTTCTCTAATTACGGTTGTGGCGTGTAATTCGCCCCTCTCGGGCTTGCTATCGCGCTGGATTCCATGGATTGCTACCGTGACCGTCATTCATGACCGTTTCACGAACCCTCTGGAAAAAGACTCGGTTGGATACACAGGCGAAGGAAAGGAGAATTCTCGAAAAACTGAAGCAATTTCTCCGCCTTCTTCGAGTAAGACAGCTCAGGACAAACAACGTCCTCGACATCCTTTGACACCCAAAACAAGTGGATTCTTCCCTCGTACACCTCCCTCAAACAAGAAGCGCCCCCGAAGCCGTCGCTCGTCCGTAGGCAGTCCGTTACAAAGAATTCTTCGTCGCAATTCCGAACCCCtagacgaagaagaaatctaCTGGATCCAGTACTGGTCGGTGCATGCTACTCTCCAGCTCAGCAAAGCAATCGCTAGTTTTGTTCCTGTGCTTGTGAGCTTAGGGCGCTATACATGGATAACAGCCGGTCTCCAGCAGCTCGAATTGGCTTTCTATGTATGGATCTACATTTTACCATGGATTATACCCGAGACCGTCGGTGGTATGTCCCTTGCCGAAGCCCGACCCTTGCCGCTATTAGCAAAACTCGTTGGACCATTTTTCTCTACGACTCATGAGCAAATTTCGTCGGTTGTGACGACGGACTTTTGGCAAGCCCAGATAGTCAGTCGGTTGGAGGGAATTCTCAAGGTATTTGTGTTTCTTCAATTGTTGTCCAAAGACAGCGCGGGCTCTCTTGTCCTCTGTCTGCAAGAGGGTCGCAGTCTTCTGGTTCCTGGCTTGACTCTATTCATGCCAGGTTTCATCACATCCTTTGGAGTGGCGTATGTCCAATTTGTTCTACCTCTTTCACGCACTGCTAGGGGCTCTACCATTCCGACAACTAGCCAACTTCAGTATTGGGTACTTCACGTCTTGCTGTCTTCGTTGTTCTGTAACTTGGCAAGTATATTGTGGTGGATCCCATTCTCGTCTCACGCCATCTTTGTGGCGTGGGCTTACATCTCGATCCCTCAAAAAACAGTATCATGCTACGAAAGTGTGCGAGAAGAACTTCAATCCTTTGGAATTTTAGAAGGTGGCGATAAACCAAGTATAGAGCAAACCCGTACAGCGAAAGTGGTCCGCTGGGTGATTCATTCTTTGCCGGCTGCAGCTGAAGTTGATGGAGGAGGCATATCATCGATTGACAACACAGCACAGTCTGAAAGTGGCTCCGCCGACATTTCTCTGTTGGACCGACCACACGAAGACCCTCCAACCCCTGAAAGCCCATTTTCCGCCCGTGGTGTTTCCAGAGACGACGAGGGCTACGTAGAAGGTGATGACTGTACTCTTGAGACCGCGCGCCAATTTAGGAGGCGTAATACAACCCGTCTATGTCGAGCAAGAGACACCACAAAAAATTCGAAGGCGGCATAG